The Oryzias latipes chromosome 9, ASM223467v1 region TGAAAGCTACTTCTGTTAAAATACAAACTATTAAAGACATTACTTTTTGCTGTACAGCAGAGAAACTCGACCACTTAAACAGCAATTTGACCTACTACCCTTTCAGCAACCATTTGTTGTTTAATCGACAGACACTAAACAGTCTGCACAAAACCTCTGAAGGTGGAATTTGGAGCAGGATCTTTGCACTAGAATGGATTTGTTTCAGTCAAGCAAATCTGCAGGAGGACATGCTCATTTGATATCATTAGTCTGCAAGCATGAACATGAAATCTGCAGTAGCATGGTTAATGGAAGTGTTAAATGCAGGCTAATTACCAACAATCAAAGCTAGATAAAATGTCTGAACCAAAACTTTTGGACTCTTATAATATTAATGGGTGGTGGAATGTGactgttcttttaattatattatttatttactaattTTCCGTCAAATCTTTGTATCTCATTACCATCAAAGGATTAAACACTTGTCAGTTTTATATATTGCATGGAAAAACATTGCTTTATCCCATTAGTTTTGCTGCTTCTGGACTAAAAATGTCCGACAAAGTATAAAGCTGGTGAGCAtgacacccaaaaaaaaaaaatagagagcGAACACGGAggtaatctttttaaaaaattgtgcaCCAAAATAACTAGACGTGATAATAGACGACAGGGACAATGTCAGCAATGAAAGATGATTCTATGTaacaaatttttttcttaaaatcttttgtgtttttgctgcaagatgaaaagaaaatgggacACGCACAACACTGAAATGCTAGTGGTTCCTtagtaaatgaaaaaactttTCAGCTTATAACATTTGCTTCAAAAGCCAAATGTAATATTTTCAGTAAAATAATGTGTAACAGAAATGGTACAACGATAAGTGGCGCATACTTAAGAAGCGCTTTTCTACGTTCTTAGAAGGCCCacagcgctttacagtcaccgTCTCATTTacccacacacaaaaacacattcacacactaatgtGTGGCTGAGTTTTGCTGCCAAAATGATAAAACTAGTTAATTTTGATTCTCAAGTTCATACTTCTTTTGAATAACTATCTTTTTAATCCATCCAAGtactatttttttcatcaagatAAACCATTTTACCAATTAAACTGGACAAAGGatggaaatgtcaaaaaattgGTTAAAAAGTTTCACAACGAAAAGTTAAAAGAAAGCAATTGATATAAAATGTTTGCAGTACTGATGAAATTGCCttgaataaaatacttttttttaaacccgcCCCATTGATGTTTAAAATCAGATCTTCAACCTCTGGTTATGGTAGCTGACTATGTTCTCTGCATGGCAGCGGCTTTTTCTTGTTTGCTAAATGAATTAatcgtgttttttattttgaaactacaGATTAGTGTTTTCCTACTCATACAACTAAATAGATGGCGGTTCCAGGGATAAAAGCTGCTTCTGAGTAAGGTTCCATCTCATTGTGGGAATCTTTCTTAAAAGATTCTTTTCTGTTCACCATTAATTTAAGGCTCAAGTTTGAACAAGtcatagtaaaataaaagcaaacatgcTCTTGGCAACCCTAAACAGCTGTTACTGTTGTTAATTATCATCAGCTTGCCTTTTCCCAGAGCTTCACGGGGATCCTAAATGACTTTTGGACTTTCTAGCATATGTGATGAAATGGTGGTTTTCAGAACTAACCGACTCTCTCTATACCCAATCGgtattttcatagcaaaatggTTTGTGCCAAACACAAATGTGACATCAGTGCATTTAAAGTTAAATAGCAATTTAGGTGTGTGAATATTGATAAAGGTCTTCATTATATTCTGGAAGTAGTAAATGTCCATTAGCTCCATACTAATGTTACTTTGTATATATGGCTTTTTAATTGTATGGCTTTTTCTCAACAATTTAGCATCCCACAACTGAGCCAGTaacaaaatccacaaaaaacaacaataaaaactacaatttaaaaaaaaaatgtgttgtattCGATATAAAAAATAGCAAACCTTTTTTGGTGGTGGTGAAGTACTTGGAGTCTGTCATCTTGGATCCAAACTGTCTGTTCTCCTGCAAAACACagaaagatgatgatgatgtttttgtttcaatggAAACTTGCCACATCTCAAAAATAACAGGAAAACCTAGAAGTGCAAGCACATGAAATTAAAAGGATTTCCTGCCTTCTACTGTCCAAATACTGCAGACCTGAGAGGAAAAGAATCAATGGAGTTTGCTGAAAAACCAGAATGAAAtgtctcctttaaaaaaaagaatctcccaatcatgattaaaagggGAAAGCGTTTTGGCCCCAGTATTTCCTGGTCAGGTTTCCTAACTTCCAGCAGACAGAGCAACTTTCTCAGGGAGATAGATGTTTGAGAGTTTGTTTAATAAGACGAATTTCTTCAAGTTTGTCATTTCAATTCACAACCAATGAGGTCTCAAAGTGCTCCACGAAAAGCAAAAAACGGACAGTTTATTAATAATGATTATTATAATACAATTTAGTCAAGATAATTCCAATAGGGCCACAATATCTCATATCATATTAATATCCCTATGTTATATAAGTGACCAGTAGATTACATTGCAGGGTTTTCAGTGTAATCTTAATACAGAGCAAGCAAAAGCTAACagtggaaaagaaaataaacctcTCTCTAAATAGAAGATTAGGAAAAACCCACCATCATGAAGGCTCTCTATCTGCCATGAACAGTTAGGATTTGAGGGAACAGATAAAGACAGACAAAAACTGAAGGAAATTCTGTTGTAAGACAAACAGGCAGATTTGTAACTGCTGCAATAAGTAAAGAGGGAAacagatgaacacaaaatccaatCTGTTATAGAGCAAAATAATGCAAATTAGTCATTACAGCAATTAAGAGGAAGCAGATGAGCACAAAGTCACCAAACCTCTGTTGAAAGACAAATTTGGTTGCAGTAAATTAGGACGCTGCTACCAAAGTAAAATGaatattaaaagttttttttttaaaaactgtaataaaagtcAGGCAGCATTAAAGATTAAGCAATTTCCCAAAATGgtaaagctcacaaacagattgGGTTTATTGTACACACTGATGCACCCTTTCAAGAGTCACTTAAACCCATGTGGCATTTTATgtgtacataaaaaaacacttttgtaatAAAATCTCCATCTGGAATGTTTCAAAGTAATATcttcctgttttgtttatttgttttttttagccttttcttGTGTCTTCTGCAAGTTTAAGTTTATAAACCTTCTAGTGGATAAAACAACATGAGTTACGCTTTGTACACATTAggattttaaaatctatttttaatattgtttgaTATTTTTACTCTCAACAATTTCAAATGTTAACTTCAGATATTTGGTAAAATCGTGACAGTTTGTATTGAAGTAAAGACTTCCTACAAGTAGTGGCCATCTTCATATGAATGAACCGATTTAGGGCTGACGTTATTTAATAAccattattttaattgttttgtggTGACATTTAGGTACAATATTTGACGTTTAAACCCAATTATTTCAGTTGGATAACAGCCTACAGGTTGCCGTATGGCAAATACATCGGAGCGACGGTCCAACTCTAGTAGCTAATTGTAATTCGATTAATACGACTTCGTCCGTATTAAATCAACACTAACCCATTCAAATAGTTAGTGGGTTGTCTTTgctaacaaaaatgtaacatgtTTCAGCAGATGCCTTTGTTAGAATCTGTTTATTGAGTCACAAATATACAAAGTTTGCTGCTTAAGTAGCATCGGGCTATAACGTTAGCTTAGTAGGCTAATGTGACGAGGAAAGCAAACTACATTTCTAGCTATCGACAGCGTAAAAGTTGACGCAACAACCGCTAATAAACCGCAGTTAAGTACAATACTCACGCATAACTGATTGGCCCATTCTtgcatttttacagaaaatgcgTAAGATGAATGAGGCTGGTAGAAAAGGCTAAAGGTATGTCGGTGTCGGCTAGCGCGAGGCTACTTCATCTGCAGCTAGCAAAGCTGAAAACTGACCTTCTAAGTAAGGGTTAAGGAAGTCTTTGCCGGAATAGTTAAGCTCTTAATCTGTCGGCCTAATTCAGCCCTTGCCCAAGGAATTAGCGTACCTTCTGGAGCTATAATGAAGCTCACCACAAAAAGAATTAATAGGGGAAATCTCCTCAAACATCTTACCGTTGAAGGCGTAGTACGAGCAGTGTTGGTCTTCGTCCCTCCCACTTGTTTAACTTCCGTATTTCCACCCAGTGTGACAAGTCACGTCAGCTTAGTTTCATTCACGTGCATTCAAGTGATAGggggaaaatgtgaaattttcatTAACATCTGGTTCTACCAGTTTTTAACAAAtcttaacatttttattccCATAAAATGAGTGGAGACATGAGATTTGGGACATATgaatgttcatttgtttatgtCCTCATGCAATGTCTTTGCAATGGGAGCGGAGAAACACCAGCTGCCTGTTAATGTATCCCTACAAATTGTTAAAAGTAATTTATTGAGTACTTGtgaacaataaaatgtttatttaactaCAAGTTTTAAGACTTGATTTGGATTTGTCACGTATGACTTTAGACTTGCACAAGCGGGACTTCATAAAACTAAGAAGTCAACAAAATAAATTTCCTTCCTGCCCTCTTAAAAACTGAATTCAATTGTtaacatgtttgatttttttctaaattcattTAAGCATTTACtagtcttgcaaaaaaaaaaaaaaaaatagaatattgaAATTGAATACTAAATTTGAGATTGTTCATACTGTACTTGTTTTTGGCAGATCTTTATATTTAATTAATCTAATGTGATCTTATATTATTGTATGCATTACAGCAAAGATTCCTTTTTAAGATTACGAGTAATTACACTGTTATTGTCTTCCTACATTTTTgatgattattctgttttttaatcaatgaatttctttatttctgaaaTGGGACTGACAAACGTGTGTGATTTTTTGTTATATTGTCTACAATTAATGcgttaaataaacaaatcaaatcaatttaatttttttatttctaaactgCACCTTGTTGAAAACCAACAGGAGCATTTacagaaatacataaaaaatttcaaacaattttaattttcggaatgaaacatttatttcaatgacaactttatacgtttttttttaaataaaagaagtgAAACGTTGCAGTATTGCTATTTCTTACACACATCGTCCACATTATCCAGCAATCTGTACACCAACATTttagcaaaaatggcatcaagATAATAAACATTCAGAATTTCCTGACTGTGAGTTAAaggaaatgaatttaaaaaaaaaaggttctataCAACAAAGAGCAGGTTAAAAATTTTCTCACTTTACAAGACTGAGAAATAAAAATTCTTCTATGTTTGTCTGACTTCACAGTTCAAATAGAGCTGGACCATTAGTAAATCAAAACacaatccagaaaaaaatgtaaaattgaaacactcagaaacacatttaaaaagttcTAATGAAAGACATTTTAAGTTGCTACTGTCAGTGCCTCAATCAAGTATGgattgtatatttttattaaaaaggtgtaaaaaaaaaaaaggccaattatttcttttcatttgaagaAACATTACAGTTTTTAGATAAGAAAAAATTCTCATTCATTAATTTGTCTCTCCAATTGCCAGGGGACAAAAGTTGGCTATTTAAAATCCCTCAtttttggaaaactttaaaCATTCACTTTTACATCTTGACATAAACATCACTTGATCCCACTGAAACCAGCTTCCTTACATAAATAAATTAGACCAACATCGCTTTCTTAACTCATGCCTTCTTTGTACCTGTGTCCCACCAAAACATTAATGTGGCCATTCTGTTCTTTATTGACCAAACCTTCAAACTAATTAATTTAAACCGGTTTCTTTTTCTAGAGGCAATGGTATTACAATCGTTTAACTTTCTTTACAAGGTCCACAAATGTTAAATACCTAAATCTACCATGTTAGCACTCAAATCTCTGTAGTGTGAATATGTTCTCTCATACATTACATTTGTTATTCACATACTTTATGTGAACTGTGGttcttaatttagttttttttgtcttttcagtctCTGGCTCTGACGTCTGAGCACTTGAAAGAGAAAGTTTGCCAGACAACTATTTTGCAATATGATTTTTAGCCACTAGGTGTCACCATTACATTGATCCTGTCCTTTGTTACATCCCTAACACATCATCTCCAAACAACTTCTCAAATTCAAAGGAAAATAATAATGCAGTTCATTTGTATCATGAATTGTACATGAAGTAGAACCTATTATAAGTTCTaattaacaaatttattttgtCAATTTTCATAAAATCCTTTTAATCTTAACTTTCAGTAACAGGTGATGTTGGCAATGCAAGTTTTACCGACTAAAGCAAAACCATTCAAACACTAATGTGTCAATCACTTTAAGGCAAAGGGGAATTTTCAAGGCATTTCCAACACCAATATTGCATAGCTAAGGCGTCACAGACCTTAAAACGGCAAATTATATACATTATAGTGGACGTTCCATCCCCTGTATATACAAAAACCCATATGTGTGAGCAAAAAATGTTATACTTACACATTTGCTTTTCTCAGCATGTGACTCATACTGTTTTGTTCTGAACTCTTCGTTTTCAGTGAAAAATTCAGTCCTCGTTTTAAAATCAGTCAAATTCAAAGTAGAGGTGAAAGGattttacaaaattaaacaGGGTCTCAAACAGATGTTAGAAATTTAGACTCAAAAGCAAATATTAGCCTTAAGTACATcactaaaagcaaaaaacatctaaatccCACTGAGCAATGGTACAGAAACCTTGTTCAAAACATCAGAACTACTTTTATTCATATTAACTTTTGTATAAGTACATTTGGTCACATGTGTGGTCTAGATCAGTGTAGAAATGTGAAATCTTTTAGGAGTAAAAGGCTATCCCAAACCACAGGAGGGAGCCGATCCATTCAACTAAAGGTTTAGTGTTTTCACTGTTTATAGGGATGAAGTCTAGCACACCTGGCACTTTACCATGCCTCTGAATGAGGCACACGACAGCACGTATGCTTGTTCTGTAAATAAAGTGAGAATTTCATgtgagttaaaagaaaaaagaaaaaataaaacaatagcaTTGGCAAAAATCCTCCTCATGCACACATTAACGTTACAGTAAAGTTTTAGTCGTTCTTTTGGTAATAAATAATTTGGCTTAAGtgcaaaaaaagcaacacaagctccctgcattTACACAAGgaaaatttaaatcaaaacatgtCTTTCACGTGCCGTGAAAACAGTCTGAAGCCTAATCcaatgtctttttaaaacagtGGTCCGTGACAGTCTGCTGAGTTCATCACATTTGTGCTACATCCGAGCTTCAGTGTCCAGGCCGCCTGAGTGTGCTGTATAGGAGCAGTCTGTGCTGCCTAGAGCTGGGGAGCAGGACTGAGGGTGGATCATGTCTGTAAAGGCCTGGTGCAGGTTCTTGCACGTGGTTGGATGGCCACCTGGGTGGGAGCTGTGAGGGGAAAGCGGCGGCGAATGGCTGGGGGAAAGAGATTCACATGAATGGAGATCCCTGTAGCTGACTGGGGTGGGGATACGGGACGGGCTGTTTTGTGGCCTGTTGTCGGTGCGGGGCCGGAACCTCGCCCCCTGACTGTGCTTAGAGTTTGGACCTTTTGTCCTCTTCTGCCTACTCTCCCCGTTGACCATTGGTAACAATGGCGGGGGGGACCCAGAGCGGGATCCGCTTAAGCTGAAGCCCATGGAAGAGTTTTCACTCGAAGAATCCTGGAAGGAACAGTCTTCAGAGGCATGAAGGGGAAATGAGCAAGGCTCAGGAGGTGGGGGTTTAACACTCTGGCCACCATTTTCTATCTCATAATGTAAGTTTGGATGGTCGATTTCTAGTTTAACATCTCTATTAGTTTGTGTGTCCCAGCCCAGCTGAGCCTGTTGACTTTTACCGTCGGATGTAGCACAACCTTCATGTTCTCCATTCATAGTTTTACAGTGAAAAGTGGGCTGCGATAGGATATGATTCCTCAGCCCATCTGGTTCAGTGTCTCCATGGCCAGGCATTGAAACTGGAGTCTCCCTTCCTTCCATTGAGCTGGAAATGGCTGGAAGCTTTTTGAACGCCCCTCTACTATCCCCCCACTGCTGAAGCTCTCCTTGACCATTACCGTTTGTTCCTCCAAAGTGGTGTCCATAAAGTAAATTCAAAGGGTCATCCAGTGGAAAGTGATGAAGGTTAGTCCTCTTGGACTCCTTCAGTTCGGGCAGGCTTCCAGTCTTCCCACTTACCGTGGTGGATGAGGTGGAGGAGTTAGAAGAGGAATAAGCAGAGTCTGTGACATTAGGATCACTGTGTCTAGATGCTGAGTGTTTCCCCAACACCTGCTGCTTTGCTCCCCCTGAAACCTTTCCGGCAGAGCCACCTCTGGCCAGCTGTGTGTTAGCCAGAAACTCGGCCTCAAAAGTCCGATACAGGTCCTGCTCTTTCTGGGGATCGAAGGTTGGCAGCATCTGAAGGCCAAAGCCAAGTCCATCTTCCTCAGGTTCTTGTTGTTCCAAACCAGACAGTTTCCTATGGGAGGCTCGTCCAGCAGTGCGAGGTGTATGGGAAATCCTTGGCGAGCGCGTGCTAGGGTGAAAGGAGGTCTGCGTGGATGAGTGTGGTGATCGCCGCGCTCCTGGATTGACAGGTGGAAGCAGTTTGCCTCTGCCTACGGATGGAGAGTGAGGAGCGGGAGGACGGGGTGTATTTGTGGTTTTCTTACTGTTGTTATTACTGTTCTGGCCTCCCTTAACTGGGGAGTTGGAGCAAGAAGATGACTGTTTTTTAGACAAACCAACACCCACTACTGAGTTTGATGAAGGTCCTTGTCTGGACAGAAGCTCTTCACTTCTTTCTGATGAAGGTGGATGAGGATCTTTGCTGGAAGAAGCCAATCCGGGGCTGCTGTCGCGCGACCAAGCTCGGTGAGTTAACTTGCTTTGGCTGTGCGACCGTGGAGCACTGAGCCTCCGAGAGCCTTCATTGGTAAGAGAGCGTCCTCTTTCTGTGCTAGATTTTCGCGTTCCACCCGGGGAACCCAATGTTGGACTGGGTTTGAGGACCGGAGCGAGCGCAGCTCGTTCCCGGGATTGGCTGCGTGCGCGTGGAGCTCCAGTTGCCGATCTCTCAATCACATGTTTCCCTTCCTTGCGATTGACGAGCAGCACCACCTCTTCACCAGCACGTCTTGAAGGGCCACCCAAAGAGTGGcgtccccctccccctcctccccctcctcctcccttggAAGAAGCTGTTGAGGAGTCACTGTCTCCAGAGAGGCGTCTTGTCACAGGCATCACTGTCTCCTTGTTTCTGCCAAGCAAATAAAAGGCATTTATTGCAATACCATCCTAATAAATGTAGgggaaaatttttttttttagttttattagcttttattttgaaatttagtGTTGGTGCTTTAATTTATTTAGTTGCCTCctacatttttaataatcataattcatgtttttattttcaactagACCTGTATTTGTTGTAAACTTCAGAAAGTTGCAGGAGTGCAACGATTGATCGACTTAATCATTCAATCATTACTAGAATCCAACTAAATCGATGTTTGAAGCAAGTTGGTAACGGAATCGACTTGTACCAttctaaaattgtttcaaaatgaaataaatcgattatatgcaacagtgggctgaactttatgaaactaaaaagtGAATGGATCTGCCttcaattcttgtttacttgtttgtacaaatttttaaaatacacttaATTATCTTTCAAAAAATACAAGGATGTATTGTGTCCCCAGGTATTTACCTataagtcacactggttgaagttttgagtcgattttaggtcagtgaatcggatcgttcgcAATAAACTATAAGTTGTATCTGCAACCAAAAGTTATGATACGAATGGATCCGTTGTTAAAAttattgttacacccctagaaAATCAAGAAACTCCAGGATGATCCCACTGACATCTCAGATCAGCTGTGAACAGCTGTCCATAAGATTAGTCTTCATCTAGTCCACCACATGTCAAAGTAGATATCCCACCTACACAGGGTTAATCTGCTCGAGCTGTTGCCTCGACCTTTGCTCTAAACAATGCTTTAAAGAGAAACGAGCCACATGAGGGCATAGGGCCAAGTGAGAACACAACTAAACAAGGTTGAGGTTGAACTCTAAACAACTTTTGTGCTTTGTGTGTAAACTCCCACTAAGGGTCATGTATAGCTCTCTTAGCATTAGTTAATGTTTGGAGAACATCAAAGAAGTCCGATACGTGATTATCTTCTTCACTTGCTTCCCACTGATTAGCAACAATCCTATAAATTGAAGATATAATTGAAACAACCATAATACTAATTGAGATAAATCTTtcataaattacattaaaatagCATTGACATTTATAAAGAGATTACTGTATTTCTTTTACCCACTaggacaggggtcgggaacctatggctcgcgagccatatatggctcttttgatggtcacatgtggctcgcagacaaatctttaattatactttttttatcattagtccagtccttctcgggcgcgaaaaaaaaaaaaaaaaaaaaaaaaagaggcgcgcaatagtagcggtgcttggagagaaaaatctgcgccagcgctatcagtttactattatctataatttcacagagtttgtaccaactggaaacctgtgaattgccgtgcctaaaagtgcgcgctcccgtctctgagaaagagcgcgcagttgcggggacgggatgtgtgagggagaaagcaggggggtggggctgaggtgttgtggggacaggcagcaggtgaatcgcgcagggattgtaaaaacgtaaaacccgctgcctgtcacccactgcggcgtgtgagtgtgtgtttggc contains the following coding sequences:
- the gas2l1 gene encoding GAS2-like protein 1, which produces MADQSNIQSAASKSIRPFKSSEEYLYAMKEDLAEWLNTLYDLDVTADTFMDGLETGCALCRHANNVNRAAHDFQQKHPEATQTMKVPSKDVVFQSRNVVPGSFLARDNISNFITWCRQELWIKDVLMFETNDLVERSNEKNFILCLLEVARRGSKFGMLAPMLIQLEEEIEEEIRDQESLEVDGGESTEQSSPSRCYSWKESCPSVQDQEEPEPEPFIWPQKRILCDMRNLDELVREILGKCSCPAQFPMIKVSEGKYKVGDSSALIFIRVLRTHVMVRVGGGWDTLEHYLDKHDPCRCAAFAHRYHQAKASGQGQGAHSKSSSAHSSRSTSPGPHWRNDGIAPYKPPDRRTLELLCAQSASSSPSTRPSRSQKSSVTSELDCSPAHTLLPRPPRDRSEPRHFNPLRNKETVMPVTRRLSGDSDSSTASSKGGGGGGGGGGRHSLGGPSRRAGEEVVLLVNRKEGKHVIERSATGAPRARSQSRERAALAPVLKPSPTLGSPGGTRKSSTERGRSLTNEGSRRLSAPRSHSQSKLTHRAWSRDSSPGLASSSKDPHPPSSERSEELLSRQGPSSNSVVGVGLSKKQSSSCSNSPVKGGQNSNNNSKKTTNTPRPPAPHSPSVGRGKLLPPVNPGARRSPHSSTQTSFHPSTRSPRISHTPRTAGRASHRKLSGLEQQEPEEDGLGFGLQMLPTFDPQKEQDLYRTFEAEFLANTQLARGGSAGKVSGGAKQQVLGKHSASRHSDPNVTDSAYSSSNSSTSSTTVSGKTGSLPELKESKRTNLHHFPLDDPLNLLYGHHFGGTNGNGQGELQQWGDSRGAFKKLPAISSSMEGRETPVSMPGHGDTEPDGLRNHILSQPTFHCKTMNGEHEGCATSDGKSQQAQLGWDTQTNRDVKLEIDHPNLHYEIENGGQSVKPPPPEPCSFPLHASEDCSFQDSSSENSSMGFSLSGSRSGSPPPLLPMVNGESRQKRTKGPNSKHSQGARFRPRTDNRPQNSPSRIPTPVSYRDLHSCESLSPSHSPPLSPHSSHPGGHPTTCKNLHQAFTDMIHPQSCSPALGSTDCSYTAHSGGLDTEARM